A genomic stretch from Nymphalis io chromosome 25, ilAglIoxx1.1, whole genome shotgun sequence includes:
- the LOC126778332 gene encoding uncharacterized protein LOC126778332, whose product MSDIYETSMQLNMYEEDSNEDTTLNLSSQGLVKIPKINNHFLCMLYLQNNKLKILSDDFFPSLPNLMWLDLRDNELTDIPKSLKNHRSLSHLLLQNNKITSLPNELGTVLTLRVLQLSGNPIINPPKNILDAGTVKIMAYLYDKFIDEKFEAENSQSENVGSSVDCVDKFIRGARSYNSVLDGDKLQSHKTLSVQFNEKDTNCDDEDEEGNYSKIKGKCPRLPRSRTKTLPQHCQSAKYLKPVFTDSKKVQDEKIKKTFLMDMALKKQKDLIEKRDKILQGKRNIELLRNWRREYKKKKITLTLGNNSFKMIPTSFPYDTNPEYMTLLGREDIEKDLPDKYKRRLYRKCKPTVPRKNNNDVHLALKIKQLFENLEAIDLNRETMTPRTEQKVLLGEIQKISEIKQKLMELSTTNTRSVAEQNV is encoded by the exons atgtCTGATATTTATGAAACTTCAATgcaattaaatatgtatgaagAAGATTCTAATGAAGACACCACTCTAAATCTTTCATCGCAGGGCTTGGTGAAGATTCCGAAAATCAATAACCATTTTTTATGC atgttatatttacaaaataacaagTTAAAAATTCTGTCTGATGATTTTTTTCCGTCTTTGCCAAACTTAATGTGGCTTGACTTGAGAGATAACGAACTAACTGATATCcctaaatcattaaaaaaccaTAGATCACTAAGTCATCTGCttctacaaaacaataaaatcacaTCTCTACCGAACGAATTAGGTACTGTCCTAACTTTGAGAGTGCTTCAATTGAGCGGAAATCCTATTATAAATCcgccaaaaaatatattagacgCAGGCACTGTTAAAATTATGGCGTATCTTTACGATAAATTTATCGATGAAAAATTCGAAGCTGAGAATTCTCAATCTGAAAATGTAGGTTCCAGTGTCGACTGCGTAGATAAATTTATCCGTGGAGCTCGCAGTTACAACTCCGTGTTAGACGGAGACAAACTTCAATCACATAAAACTTTATCCGTGCAATTTAATGAAAAAGATACAAATTGTGATGACGAAGACGAAGAAGGAAATTATTCAAAGATAAAAGGAAAATGTCCTAGACTACCAAGAAGTCGCACTAAAACATTACCGCAACATTGTCAAAGTGCTAAATATCTTAAACCAGTTTTTACCGACTCTAAAAAAGTACaggatgaaaaaattaaaaagacttTCTTGATGGATATGGCTTTGAAGAAGCAAAAAGATCTTATTGAAAAGAgagataaaattttacaagGCAAGAG GAACATCGAGCTACTTCGGAATTGGCGAagggaatataaaaaaaaaaaaatcacactcACTTTAGGAAATAATTCGTTTAAAATGATTCCTACGAGCTTTCCATATGACACTAATCCGGAATACATGACGCTACTTGGTCGAGAAGATATCGAAAAAGATTTACCCGATAAATATAAACGAAGGTTATATAGAAAGTGTAAACCTACAGTCCCTAGGAAGAACAACAACGACGTTCATTTGGCTTTGAAGATAAAACAATTGTTTGAGAATTTGGAAGCTATTGATTTGAATAGAGAAACGATGACTCCGAGGACAGAGCAGAAAGTGCTTCTGGGAGAAATACAAAAG ATATcggaaattaaacaaaaattaatggaACTGTCAACGACAAACACAAGATCAGTTGCTGAACAAAATGTATGA